In Nocardioides sp. JQ2195, a genomic segment contains:
- a CDS encoding MoxR family ATPase — MGNQPAPADVEEVERLLGKTGYVSDESLATVVFLALRMQRPLLLEGEPGTGKTALAEAIAESMDLPLIRLQCYEGIDATQALYDWDFPRQILHLRAIEAVAGSAAGRSVQDAEKSLYDERFLLARPVLKALRETPAVLLVDEVDRADDEFEAFLLEVLSTYQVTIPEIGTVRAATPPIVVLTSNRTRELHDALKRRCLYHWIDHPGLEREVEILRSRAPEVSAELARQVATVVQSLRGRDDLLKPPGVAETLDWARALEALGATELDLATASATLGALVKYREDGDRVRQALDRMMAV, encoded by the coding sequence ATGGGCAACCAACCAGCTCCGGCCGACGTCGAGGAGGTCGAGCGACTCCTCGGCAAGACCGGGTATGTCAGTGACGAGTCGCTGGCCACCGTCGTGTTCCTCGCGCTGCGCATGCAACGCCCGCTGCTGCTCGAGGGAGAGCCCGGCACCGGCAAGACCGCGCTCGCCGAGGCGATCGCCGAGTCGATGGACCTGCCGTTGATCCGGCTCCAGTGCTACGAGGGGATCGACGCCACCCAGGCGCTCTACGACTGGGACTTCCCGCGCCAGATCCTGCACCTGCGAGCGATCGAAGCAGTGGCGGGCAGTGCCGCGGGCCGTTCCGTCCAGGACGCCGAGAAGAGCTTGTACGACGAACGGTTCCTGCTCGCCCGCCCCGTCCTCAAGGCGCTCCGGGAGACCCCGGCGGTCCTGCTGGTCGACGAGGTCGACCGGGCCGACGACGAGTTCGAGGCGTTCCTGCTGGAGGTGCTCTCGACCTATCAGGTGACGATCCCCGAGATCGGCACGGTGAGGGCGGCGACACCGCCGATCGTCGTGCTCACCTCCAACCGCACCCGCGAGCTGCACGACGCGCTGAAGCGGCGCTGCCTCTACCACTGGATCGACCACCCCGGCCTGGAGCGTGAGGTCGAGATCCTCCGTTCGCGCGCACCCGAGGTCAGCGCGGAGCTGGCCCGCCAGGTCGCCACCGTGGTGCAGAGCCTGCGCGGGCGCGACGACCTGCTCAAGCCACCCGGGGTGGCCGAGACACTCGACTGGGCACGGGCCCTGGAGGCCCTCGGCGCCACCGAGCTCGACCTCGCCACGGCATCGGCGACCCTCGGGGCGCTGGTGAAGTACCGCGAGGACGGCGACCGGGTGCGCCAGGCCCTCGACCGGATGATGGCGGTGTGA
- a CDS encoding VWA domain-containing protein: MRHEADEVVLGFARALRAAGVPVTQDRTQEFTRAVALVGLADQRATYWSGRATLCSCPDDLARYDQVFEAWFNHRDGLPRTVPSADPPRPIASDLAEGDDEAGGADDQDDQDPVRAMASRTERLRHRDVAAMSTAEKRLLSSLFSGINPRLPQRRASRHQRWHRGTVDARRTLRDSLRRMGEPADLAWRRRGTRPRRVVLLIDVSGSMSAYADSLLRLAHRFVTADDGRHVEVFTLGTRLTHVTRALRQRDPDRALIAAGETVPDWSGGTRLGEVMRVFLDRWGARGLARGSVVVLCSDGWERGDAALLGEQMARLQRLAHRVVWVNPHRGKDGYVPVQQGIAAALPHLDDFLAGHTLATYDELVEVVAHA, translated from the coding sequence ATGCGGCACGAGGCAGACGAGGTGGTGCTCGGGTTCGCCCGGGCCCTGCGCGCTGCCGGTGTGCCCGTCACCCAGGACCGGACCCAGGAGTTCACCCGGGCGGTGGCACTGGTCGGACTGGCGGACCAGCGGGCGACCTACTGGTCGGGGCGGGCCACGCTCTGCTCCTGTCCCGACGACCTGGCTCGCTACGACCAGGTCTTCGAAGCCTGGTTCAACCACCGGGACGGACTGCCGCGCACGGTGCCGTCCGCTGACCCACCGCGGCCGATCGCCTCCGACCTGGCGGAGGGCGACGACGAGGCGGGCGGGGCAGACGACCAGGACGACCAGGACCCGGTGCGCGCGATGGCCAGTCGCACCGAGCGCCTGCGGCACCGCGACGTCGCGGCGATGAGCACCGCCGAGAAACGCCTGCTGTCCTCGCTCTTCTCGGGCATCAACCCCCGGCTGCCCCAGCGGCGGGCCTCGCGCCACCAGCGCTGGCACCGCGGCACCGTCGACGCGCGGCGTACCCTGCGCGACAGCCTGCGCCGCATGGGTGAGCCGGCGGACCTGGCCTGGCGCCGCCGCGGCACCCGTCCGCGGAGGGTGGTGCTGCTGATCGACGTCTCCGGCTCGATGAGTGCGTACGCCGACTCGTTGCTGCGGTTGGCCCACCGGTTCGTGACCGCCGACGACGGGCGCCACGTGGAGGTGTTCACCCTCGGCACCAGGCTCACCCACGTCACGCGCGCCCTGCGGCAGCGCGACCCGGACCGGGCGTTGATCGCCGCCGGTGAGACCGTGCCTGACTGGTCGGGTGGCACCCGCCTCGGTGAGGTGATGCGGGTCTTCCTGGACCGGTGGGGCGCGCGTGGACTGGCCCGCGGCTCGGTGGTCGTGCTGTGCAGCGACGGGTGGGAACGCGGTGACGCCGCCCTGCTCGGCGAGCAGATGGCCCGGCTCCAGCGGCTCGCGCACCGGGTGGTGTGGGTGAACCCCCACCGCGGCAAGGACGGCTACGTGCCGGTGCAGCAGGGCATCGCTGCCGCGTTGCCGCACCTCGATGACTTCCTCGCCGGCCACACGCTGGCGACGTACGACGAGCTGGTGGAGGTGGTGGCGCATGCGTGA
- a CDS encoding XdhC/CoxI family protein yields MREVLPELLEWWRAGETVGMGTVVATFRSAPRPAGASMLVGPQGTAVGSVSGGCVEGAVYELATEVGEAGTPVLQRYGISDDDAFAVGLTCGGILDVYVEKVNQETFPELGAIAEDLEAGRPVAVATVVEHPDPAWLGRRMLIHPGEQSSVSLGSRRADDAVRDDALGLLASGHSGTLTYGPDGERRGEGMRVFVWAFAPKPRMLVFGAIDFAAAVARVGSFLGYHVTVCDARPVFATNTRFPEADEVVVDWPHRYLAAEQEGGRIDNRTVLCVLTHDPKFDVPLLEVALRLPEVGYVGAMGSRRTHDDRMDRLKEAGLTAEELDRLSSPIGLDLGARTPEETAISVAAEIISFTWGGSGQRLAETDGTIHHHDA; encoded by the coding sequence ATGCGTGAGGTGCTCCCGGAGCTGTTGGAGTGGTGGCGGGCCGGCGAGACGGTCGGGATGGGCACCGTGGTCGCGACGTTCCGCTCGGCGCCCCGTCCTGCGGGCGCGTCGATGCTGGTCGGCCCGCAGGGAACCGCGGTCGGATCGGTGTCCGGCGGCTGCGTCGAGGGCGCGGTCTACGAGCTCGCGACCGAGGTCGGCGAGGCCGGCACGCCCGTCCTGCAGCGCTACGGCATCTCGGACGACGACGCGTTCGCGGTCGGCCTGACCTGCGGCGGGATCCTCGACGTCTACGTCGAGAAGGTGAACCAGGAGACCTTCCCCGAGCTGGGTGCGATCGCCGAGGACCTCGAGGCCGGGCGGCCGGTGGCGGTGGCCACCGTCGTCGAGCATCCCGATCCTGCGTGGCTCGGCCGCCGGATGCTGATCCACCCCGGCGAGCAGTCGAGCGTCTCCCTCGGCAGCCGGCGGGCCGACGACGCGGTGCGTGACGACGCGCTCGGCCTGCTCGCCTCGGGGCACAGCGGCACACTCACCTATGGCCCCGACGGGGAACGTCGTGGTGAGGGCATGCGGGTCTTCGTCTGGGCGTTCGCGCCCAAGCCACGCATGCTGGTCTTCGGTGCGATCGACTTCGCCGCCGCCGTGGCCCGGGTCGGCAGCTTCCTCGGCTACCACGTGACGGTCTGCGATGCCCGTCCCGTCTTCGCCACCAACACGCGGTTCCCCGAGGCCGACGAGGTCGTCGTGGACTGGCCGCACCGCTACCTGGCCGCCGAGCAGGAGGGTGGCCGGATCGACAACCGCACCGTGCTCTGCGTGCTCACCCACGACCCCAAGTTCGACGTACCGCTCCTCGAGGTTGCGCTGCGGCTGCCCGAGGTCGGGTACGTCGGGGCGATGGGCTCGCGGCGTACCCACGACGACCGGATGGACCGGTTGAAGGAGGCGGGCCTCACCGCGGAGGAGCTGGACCGGCTCTCCAGCCCGATCGGGCTCGACCTCGGGGCGCGCACGCCGGAGGAGACCGCGATCAGCGTGGCTGCCGAGATCATCTCGTTCACCTGGGGCGGGAGCGGCCAACGCCTGGCCGAGACCGACGGCACCATCCACCACCACGACGCCTGA
- a CDS encoding transcriptional regulator: MSVDRHELHTRRLDAVRAWTAFVEQGDRAERFVRPEILHSWVRSGAVLTPDVTEAPLADESDTAAYWAGSPLQRAVEQVEDELRRTADDGDLVLAVTDPETRILWTYGGRVMRHKAESVNFVAGGKWDESSVGTNALALALHTGAPSMVFSAEHYAPIVHNWVCWAAPVHNPATGEQLGVIDLSTTWDRSHPIGLATARMMARLIESAMAQVVPRQSSTLVVPGARTSSECGLDLRLLGSADVRLDGERLLLNRRQTEILALLTLHPEGLNLDQLHALLYGDQSISPSTLKAEVSHLRHAVGGQLASRPYRLTLPVQTDVETVVCCLRQGRVREAVAAYGGDLLPGTDSPGLGEYADYLAVAVREALLGDPVPAAVARYTELAPYDTEVVEACLARLGESPHPLKPLLRGRLAAASR, translated from the coding sequence ATGTCCGTCGATCGCCACGAACTGCACACCCGCAGGCTCGATGCCGTGCGCGCGTGGACGGCCTTCGTCGAGCAGGGCGACCGGGCCGAGCGGTTCGTGCGTCCGGAGATCCTCCACTCGTGGGTGCGTTCTGGCGCCGTGCTCACCCCCGACGTGACCGAGGCTCCGCTGGCCGACGAGTCCGACACCGCCGCCTACTGGGCGGGCTCACCGCTCCAGCGGGCGGTCGAGCAGGTCGAGGACGAGCTGCGGCGTACGGCCGATGACGGCGACCTCGTGCTTGCGGTGACCGACCCGGAGACCCGCATCCTCTGGACGTACGGCGGACGCGTGATGCGACACAAGGCCGAGTCGGTGAACTTCGTGGCCGGGGGCAAGTGGGACGAGTCGAGTGTCGGGACGAACGCGCTCGCCCTCGCGCTGCACACCGGTGCCCCCTCGATGGTGTTCAGCGCCGAGCACTACGCCCCGATCGTGCACAACTGGGTGTGCTGGGCGGCCCCGGTGCACAACCCGGCCACCGGGGAGCAGCTGGGCGTGATCGACCTGTCGACGACGTGGGACCGCTCCCACCCGATCGGCTTGGCGACGGCGCGGATGATGGCGCGGCTGATCGAGTCGGCGATGGCCCAGGTGGTTCCCCGGCAGTCGTCCACGCTGGTCGTGCCCGGCGCCCGGACGTCGTCCGAGTGTGGCCTCGACCTGCGCTTGCTCGGCTCGGCCGACGTGCGCCTCGACGGCGAACGGCTGCTGCTGAACCGTCGCCAGACCGAGATCCTGGCCCTGCTCACCCTCCACCCCGAAGGCCTCAACCTCGACCAGCTGCACGCACTCCTCTACGGCGACCAGTCGATCAGCCCGTCGACGCTCAAGGCCGAGGTCTCCCACCTGCGGCACGCGGTCGGCGGCCAGCTCGCCTCGCGTCCCTACCGGCTGACGCTGCCGGTGCAGACCGACGTCGAGACGGTCGTGTGCTGCCTGCGCCAGGGGCGGGTGCGCGAGGCCGTCGCCGCGTACGGCGGTGACCTGCTCCCCGGCACCGATTCCCCCGGGCTGGGCGAGTACGCCGACTACCTGGCCGTCGCTGTGCGGGAGGCGTTGCTGGGCGATCCGGTCCCCGCAGCCGTGGCCCGCTACACCGAGCTGGCGCCGTACGACACCGAGGTCGTGGAGGCGTGCCTGGCCCGGTTGGGGGAGTCGCCGCACCCCCTGAAGCCCTTGCTCAGGGGACGGCTCGCCGCCGCCTCCCGCTGA
- a CDS encoding (2Fe-2S)-binding protein: MTRIEVTVDGAKVSDEVEPRMLLVQYLREKLGKTGTVIGCDTSNCGACTVHLDGRSVKSCNVLAVQADGHEVTTIEGLAQDGELHPMQAAFHECHALQCGFCTPGMVMQSIDLLNDNPKPDEQQIRQGLEGNLCRCTGYHNIVRAVQTASGQEVNK; encoded by the coding sequence ATGACCAGGATCGAAGTCACCGTCGACGGGGCGAAGGTCTCCGACGAGGTCGAGCCGCGGATGCTGCTGGTGCAGTACCTGCGGGAGAAGCTCGGGAAGACCGGCACCGTGATCGGGTGCGACACCAGCAACTGCGGCGCCTGCACGGTCCACCTCGACGGGCGCAGCGTGAAGTCGTGCAACGTGCTGGCGGTGCAGGCCGACGGTCACGAGGTGACCACCATCGAGGGCCTCGCCCAGGACGGTGAGCTGCACCCGATGCAGGCCGCCTTCCACGAGTGCCACGCCCTGCAGTGCGGTTTCTGCACGCCGGGCATGGTGATGCAGTCGATCGACCTGCTCAACGACAACCCGAAGCCCGACGAGCAACAGATCCGGCAGGGGCTCGAGGGCAACCTGTGCCGGTGCACCGGCTACCACAACATCGTTCGCGCGGTGCAGACCGCTTCCGGGCAGGAGGTCAACAAGTGA
- a CDS encoding xanthine dehydrogenase family protein molybdopterin-binding subunit, with translation MTATQDAPSEQLEIGRDRRRKEDQRLITGRTRWTDNITLPGMLHLAMVRSPFAHAKITSIDTEEAKKAPNVVTVVTGKDLGEEQGSLPNAWPITPDQVAPAHPPVAIDRATFAGEIVAVVVARSAAEARDAAELVDVDYEELPAALDLKEAANDTTLAHPDLGTNKSAKWVFDSGDAGTGGNVDEAIQKARDGDGIVIEREFRQQRLIPAFMEPRSTVVDPTGEQITMWSATQIPHILRFLLAAVLGVSESKVRVIAPDVGGGFGGKLQTTPEEFITMVMARRLGKPIKFTETRSESMMAAHHGRDQWQKLTLSAEKDGTVTGFKVELTADLGSHVSLIGGGVPVLGAFMFNAIYKFPAYHFSVQTVLTNKAWTDAYRGAGRPEATFGIERMMTELAAELGVDPLEIREKNWIKHEEFPFTTVAGLEYDSGNYEAATAKAKENFGYDELRAEQQQRRESNDPVQLGIGVSTFTEMCGLAPSRVLGSLDYGAGGWEHATVRMLATGKVEVITGASAHGQGHETAFSQIVADRLGVPFEDVEVLHGDTMVAPKGLDTYGSRSLVVGGEALVRAADKVIEKAKPIAAHLLEASPDDIEFKAGRFGVRGTDQGLAMAEVALATFAAHNLPDGVEPSLDSDATYDPVNFNYPHGTHLCAMEVDTETGAVKMRKYTCVDDIGNVINPLIVAGQVHGGLVQGIAQALWEEAVYDDNGTLVSASFVDYLVPTAADTISFDIDHTTTPALTNTLGTKGVGEAGTIASTPAVVNAVVDAIRKFGVNDVRMPCTPERVWKAIHHSGGGEPTTEAAKPHFDPASGDEGTADRTDGASE, from the coding sequence GTGACCGCCACACAGGATGCTCCCAGCGAGCAGCTCGAGATCGGCAGGGACCGACGGCGCAAGGAGGACCAGCGCCTGATCACCGGCCGCACCCGCTGGACCGACAACATCACCCTCCCGGGCATGCTCCACCTGGCCATGGTGCGCAGCCCGTTCGCCCACGCGAAGATCACCAGCATCGACACGGAGGAGGCCAAGAAGGCCCCCAACGTGGTGACCGTGGTGACCGGCAAGGATCTCGGTGAGGAACAGGGGAGCTTGCCGAACGCCTGGCCGATCACACCCGACCAGGTCGCGCCTGCGCACCCGCCCGTCGCGATCGACCGGGCCACCTTCGCCGGCGAGATCGTGGCCGTCGTGGTGGCCAGGAGTGCCGCCGAGGCGAGGGATGCGGCCGAGCTGGTCGACGTCGACTACGAGGAGCTCCCCGCGGCCCTCGACCTCAAGGAGGCGGCCAACGACACCACCCTCGCGCACCCCGACCTCGGCACCAACAAGTCGGCCAAGTGGGTCTTCGACTCCGGCGACGCTGGCACCGGTGGCAACGTCGACGAGGCCATCCAGAAAGCCAGGGACGGCGACGGCATCGTCATCGAGCGCGAGTTCCGCCAACAGCGGCTGATCCCCGCGTTCATGGAGCCCCGCTCCACGGTGGTCGACCCGACCGGCGAGCAGATCACGATGTGGAGCGCCACCCAGATCCCGCACATCCTGCGGTTCCTGCTGGCCGCGGTGCTCGGTGTCTCCGAGTCGAAGGTGCGCGTGATCGCGCCTGATGTCGGTGGTGGTTTCGGGGGCAAGCTGCAGACCACGCCGGAGGAGTTCATCACGATGGTGATGGCCCGCCGGCTGGGCAAGCCGATCAAGTTCACCGAGACCCGCTCCGAGTCGATGATGGCCGCCCACCACGGCCGCGACCAGTGGCAGAAGCTCACCCTGAGTGCCGAGAAGGACGGCACCGTCACCGGCTTCAAGGTCGAGCTGACGGCCGACCTCGGCTCACACGTCAGCCTGATCGGTGGCGGCGTACCCGTGCTCGGCGCGTTCATGTTCAACGCGATCTACAAGTTCCCGGCGTACCACTTCTCCGTGCAGACGGTGCTGACCAACAAGGCCTGGACCGACGCCTACCGCGGCGCCGGCCGACCGGAGGCGACCTTCGGCATCGAGCGGATGATGACCGAGCTGGCCGCCGAGCTCGGTGTCGACCCGCTCGAGATCCGCGAGAAGAACTGGATCAAGCACGAGGAGTTCCCGTTCACCACCGTGGCCGGCCTCGAATACGACTCCGGCAACTATGAGGCAGCGACCGCGAAGGCCAAGGAGAACTTCGGGTACGACGAACTCCGCGCCGAGCAGCAGCAACGACGCGAGAGCAACGACCCCGTCCAGTTGGGCATCGGTGTCTCCACCTTCACCGAGATGTGCGGTCTCGCTCCGTCACGGGTGCTCGGCAGTCTCGACTACGGCGCCGGTGGCTGGGAGCACGCAACGGTGCGGATGTTGGCCACCGGCAAGGTCGAGGTGATCACCGGTGCGAGTGCTCACGGGCAGGGCCACGAAACGGCCTTCAGCCAGATCGTGGCCGACCGGCTCGGCGTACCCTTCGAAGATGTCGAGGTGCTCCACGGCGACACGATGGTGGCGCCGAAGGGCCTCGACACCTATGGCTCGCGCTCGCTCGTGGTCGGCGGTGAGGCGTTGGTCAGGGCGGCGGACAAGGTGATCGAGAAGGCGAAGCCGATCGCGGCGCACCTGCTCGAGGCCTCGCCCGACGACATCGAGTTCAAGGCCGGCCGCTTCGGTGTCCGCGGCACCGACCAGGGCCTGGCGATGGCCGAGGTGGCGTTGGCGACCTTCGCGGCGCACAACCTGCCCGACGGTGTGGAGCCGAGCCTCGACAGCGACGCGACCTACGACCCGGTGAACTTCAACTATCCGCACGGCACCCACCTGTGTGCGATGGAGGTCGACACCGAGACCGGCGCCGTGAAGATGCGCAAATACACCTGCGTCGACGACATCGGCAACGTGATCAACCCGCTGATCGTGGCCGGTCAGGTGCACGGCGGGCTGGTGCAGGGCATTGCTCAGGCGCTGTGGGAGGAGGCGGTGTACGACGACAACGGCACGCTGGTCTCGGCGTCGTTCGTCGACTATCTGGTGCCGACCGCGGCCGACACGATCAGCTTCGACATCGACCACACGACCACACCGGCGCTGACGAACACACTCGGAACCAAGGGGGTTGGCGAGGCGGGCACGATCGCGTCGACGCCGGCGGTGGTCAATGCCGTCGTCGACGCGATCCGCAAGTTCGGTGTCAACGACGTACGCATGCCCTGCACGCCCGAACGGGTGTGGAAGGCGATCCACCACAGTGGCGGCGGCGAGCCGACCACGGAGGCAGCCAAGCCCCACTTCGATCCGGCCTCGGGTGACGAGGGCACGGCAGACCGCACGGACGGAGCAAGTGAATGA
- a CDS encoding xanthine dehydrogenase family protein subunit M, with the protein MIPAQFDYLAPTTVEEALAALAEHGDDAKIIAGGQSLLPVLRMRLNAPELVIDLGRIESLRGVSEDGDALVIGAMTTHTDVGNDPLVAEHATLVAKAIEHLADAQVRHRGTFGGALAHADPAGDLGAPALALDAEFVITGSGGERRVSAADFFEDFMTTAIAEDEILTSVRIPKHTGWGAHYEKFVRVAHQWPIVAVAATVKTDGGTISEARVGLTNMGSIPLRATAVEQALVGQPATDEAVRRAAAAAAEGTNPPSDLNGDADYRKHLATVLTRRAVLAAAGA; encoded by the coding sequence ATGATTCCCGCACAGTTCGACTACCTGGCGCCCACCACGGTGGAGGAGGCCCTGGCGGCCCTGGCCGAGCACGGTGACGACGCGAAGATCATCGCTGGCGGTCAGAGCCTGCTGCCGGTGCTGCGGATGCGGCTCAACGCACCCGAGCTCGTCATCGACCTGGGGCGCATCGAGTCGTTGCGCGGCGTCAGCGAGGACGGCGACGCCCTGGTGATCGGGGCGATGACCACGCACACCGACGTCGGCAACGACCCGCTCGTGGCCGAGCACGCGACGCTGGTAGCCAAGGCGATCGAGCACCTCGCCGATGCCCAGGTCCGCCACCGCGGCACGTTCGGTGGGGCGCTGGCCCACGCCGACCCGGCCGGCGACCTCGGTGCGCCGGCACTGGCCCTCGACGCGGAGTTCGTGATCACCGGGAGCGGGGGAGAGCGCCGGGTCTCGGCGGCCGACTTCTTCGAGGACTTCATGACCACCGCGATCGCCGAGGACGAGATCCTCACCTCGGTGCGCATCCCGAAGCACACCGGCTGGGGCGCCCACTACGAGAAGTTCGTGCGGGTGGCCCACCAGTGGCCGATCGTCGCGGTCGCAGCGACCGTGAAGACCGACGGCGGCACCATCTCCGAGGCCCGCGTCGGCCTGACCAACATGGGCTCGATCCCGTTGCGGGCGACCGCCGTGGAGCAGGCGCTGGTCGGCCAACCCGCCACCGACGAGGCCGTACGCCGGGCAGCGGCGGCCGCCGCCGAGGGCACCAACCCGCCCTCCGACCTCAACGGCGACGCCGACTACCGCAAGCACCTGGCGACCGTGCTGACCCGACGAGCCGTGCTCGCTGCTGCGGGGGCGTGA
- a CDS encoding SRPBCC family protein, with translation MDLTHEFTVPATKAETWAALNDLESVAGCFPGATVSSVEGDTFTGSCKVKLGPIALVYNGSGSFTEKDEAAGIMKIEAKGKDKRGNGTAGADVVATITETSPTETSVKVVTDLSITGKPAQFGRGVIQDISDKLLGQFVECLKTKVGGEPEAASEPEDAEATPASVPTGAAAVSGPDGDPDAGPSSAPPASAPSGSAPPASAPSGSAPSGSASPPPGQDDALDLGATVVPILLKTYGKQLAAALGVLALIVWIARRR, from the coding sequence GTGGACCTGACGCACGAGTTCACCGTTCCCGCGACCAAGGCCGAGACCTGGGCTGCGCTCAACGACCTCGAGTCGGTGGCCGGGTGCTTCCCGGGTGCCACGGTGTCGTCCGTCGAGGGCGACACGTTCACCGGGTCGTGCAAGGTCAAGCTCGGCCCGATCGCGCTGGTCTACAACGGCTCCGGCTCCTTCACCGAGAAGGACGAGGCCGCCGGCATCATGAAGATCGAGGCCAAGGGCAAGGACAAGCGCGGCAACGGCACCGCCGGCGCCGACGTGGTCGCCACGATCACCGAGACCAGCCCGACCGAGACCAGCGTCAAGGTGGTCACCGACCTGAGCATCACCGGCAAGCCGGCGCAGTTCGGCCGCGGTGTCATCCAGGACATCAGCGACAAGCTGCTCGGCCAGTTCGTGGAGTGCCTCAAGACCAAGGTCGGGGGAGAGCCCGAAGCTGCCTCGGAACCCGAGGACGCCGAGGCCACTCCGGCCTCGGTGCCGACGGGTGCGGCGGCAGTGTCCGGACCGGATGGTGACCCGGATGCCGGACCCTCGTCCGCACCGCCGGCCAGTGCCCCATCAGGCAGTGCCCCACCGGCCAGTGCCCCATCAGGCAGTGCCCCATCAGGCAGTGCCTCGCCACCACCCGGTCAGGACGACGCCCTCGACCTGGGTGCGACGGTGGTGCCGATCCTGCTGAAGACCTACGGCAAGCAGCTGGCCGCGGCACTGGGCGTCCTCGCGCTGATCGTGTGGATCGCCCGCCGCCGCTGA
- a CDS encoding alpha-ketoglutarate-dependent dioxygenase AlkB translates to MSVEFQANLFDVAPAPEVGSLAPTRRTPLATPGGRAAWVDVRPNWITGADEVFARLVADVPWRAERREMWDQVVDVPRLLHTYAAGEALPHPTLVEAREALSNHYLPELEEPFVSAGCCYYRDGRDSVAWHGDTIGRGRHEDTMVAIVSFGDPRRLALRPRREAAAGRKPTRDRETATERQGRHTSSPRGGGESISFTMGHGDLLVMGGSCQRTWEHCVPKTARSGPRISVQFRPLNVF, encoded by the coding sequence ATGAGCGTCGAGTTCCAGGCCAACCTCTTCGACGTCGCCCCCGCGCCCGAGGTCGGCTCGCTCGCGCCCACTCGGCGTACGCCGCTGGCCACACCCGGCGGCCGGGCAGCTTGGGTCGACGTACGCCCCAACTGGATCACCGGCGCCGACGAGGTCTTCGCCCGCCTGGTCGCCGACGTGCCGTGGCGTGCGGAGCGCCGCGAGATGTGGGACCAGGTGGTCGACGTGCCACGGCTCCTCCACACGTACGCCGCGGGCGAGGCCCTGCCGCACCCGACTCTGGTCGAGGCCCGCGAGGCCCTCAGCAACCACTACCTGCCGGAGTTGGAGGAGCCGTTCGTCAGCGCCGGCTGCTGCTACTACCGCGACGGGCGCGACTCGGTGGCATGGCACGGCGACACCATCGGTCGCGGCCGTCACGAGGACACCATGGTCGCGATCGTCTCGTTCGGCGACCCGCGTCGCCTGGCCCTGCGTCCGCGGCGTGAGGCCGCTGCGGGCCGGAAGCCGACCCGCGACCGTGAGACGGCGACCGAGCGGCAAGGGCGCCACACGAGCAGTCCACGGGGTGGCGGGGAGTCGATCTCGTTCACCATGGGCCACGGCGACCTGCTGGTGATGGGCGGCTCCTGCCAACGCACCTGGGAGCACTGTGTCCCGAAGACGGCCCGATCGGGCCCGCGCATCTCGGTGCAGTTCCGTCCGCTCAACGTCTTCTGA
- a CDS encoding ABC transporter ATP-binding protein, with amino-acid sequence MTTDAAPAARVANLTKTYGTGQATVRALDDVTLEIGAGEFTAVMGPSGSGKSTLMHCCAALDTADGGTVHIGEHELTDMNDKQLTRLRRDEIGFVFQSFNLVPTLTADENIKLPMAIAGRKPDQEWYDTVISTVDLGSRLKHKPSELSGGQQQRVAVARALASRPSIVFADEPTGNLDSRSGAEVLTLLRDSVDQHGQTIVMVTHDPVAAAYTDRVVFLADGRIVDELRHPDREAILDKMADLTARELGV; translated from the coding sequence ATGACCACCGACGCCGCGCCCGCGGCACGCGTTGCGAACCTCACCAAGACCTACGGCACCGGACAAGCGACCGTGCGTGCCCTCGACGACGTCACGCTCGAGATCGGTGCGGGGGAGTTCACCGCGGTGATGGGGCCCAGCGGGTCGGGCAAGTCGACGCTGATGCACTGTTGTGCGGCCCTGGACACGGCAGACGGCGGCACCGTGCACATCGGGGAGCACGAGCTCACCGACATGAACGACAAGCAGCTCACCCGGCTGCGACGCGACGAGATCGGCTTCGTCTTCCAGTCCTTCAACCTGGTGCCGACGCTGACCGCCGACGAGAACATCAAGCTGCCGATGGCGATCGCCGGCCGCAAGCCCGACCAGGAGTGGTACGACACGGTGATCTCCACCGTCGACCTCGGCAGCCGGCTCAAGCACAAGCCCAGCGAGCTCTCCGGTGGTCAGCAGCAACGCGTGGCGGTGGCCCGCGCCCTGGCCAGCCGGCCGAGCATCGTGTTCGCCGACGAGCCCACCGGCAACCTGGACTCCAGGTCCGGCGCCGAGGTGCTCACCCTCCTGCGCGACAGCGTGGACCAGCACGGCCAGACCATCGTGATGGTCACCCACGACCCCGTCGCCGCGGCGTACACCGACCGGGTGGTCTTCCTCGCCGACGGTCGCATCGTCGACGAGCTGCGCCACCCCGACCGCGAGGCGATCCTCGACAAGATGGCTGACCTCACCGCGCGCGAGCTCGGGGTCTGA